One genomic region from Kwoniella shivajii chromosome 6, complete sequence encodes:
- a CDS encoding pre-mRNA-splicing factor SLU7, with the protein MLNTSAALQGGKISREEFRRQKDLDAARKAGTAPAAVDEEGNAINPHIPEYITKAPWYADTGKPSLAHQRIGKIDGPALKMDEWYERGVKAGPAAKKYRKGACENCGAMTHKKQDCLERPRKKGAKFTNKNIAPDEVIQNFESDYDSKRDRWNGYDPTSYKNIVDEYEATEAARKKFREEEIDNQTSTDMSTAKKLAKKEKDQKGNDDDEDFGSSDEDDEDEDKYAEAADQIGQKLDTKTRITVRNLRIREDTAKYLHNLDAESAYYDPKTRSMRDAPVQGMAPEDMKFAGDNFERFSGDATNIQKLQMFAWQSSSRGNNVHMQANPTAGELLHKEFQEKKEVLKDTSKVSILARYGGEEHLERLPRELLNGQTEDYVEYSRSGQVVKGREKATARSKYEEDVHTNNHTAVWGSFYDITNGSWGFACCHSLLSGSYCTGEAGKNANSSSSVQALLDSAAKVRAIEEAGEKERKSLAEQHMEDIASGKKKKERDSNVPTYGGRPDDSLDDVELDKDRLQKALADEKKRKNMDEGQAWEKSKKGKTEVTQEEMEAYRLSRSGYDDPMANYKDPEDV; encoded by the exons ATGCTTAATACAAGTG CCGCTCTCCAAGGAGGTAAAATATCAAGGGAGGAGTTCCGACGACAGAAGGATCTCGATGCCGCTCGTAAGGCAGGTACCGCACCGGCAGCCGTGGATGAAGAGGGAAATGCTATCAATCCTCATATACCCGAATATATCACCAAAGCACCATGGTACGCTGATACAGGTAAGCCGTCATTGGCACATCAACGTATCGGGAAAATCGATGGACCGGCtctgaagatggatgaatggtATGAGAGAGGAGTGAAAGCCGGACCTGCAGCCAAGAAATATCGTAAAGGTGCTTGTGAGAATTGTGGTGCCATGACACACAAGAAACAAGATTGTTTAGAAAGACCAAGGAAAAAAGGAGCGAAATTCACGAACAAAAACATAGCACCTGATGAAGTCATACAGAATTTCGAAAGTGATTATGATTCAAAACGAGATAGATGGAATGGGTATGATCCCACATCGTACAAAAATATCGTTGATGAGTATGAAGCTACCGAAGCAGCAAGAAAAAAATttagagaagaagaaatcgataatCAAACTTCAACAGATATGTCAACTGCTAAGAAATTAgccaaaaaagaaaaagatcaaaaaggaaatgacgatgatgaagatttcgGCTCAagtgatgaggatgatgaagatgaagacaaaTACGCAGAAGCAGCAGATCAAATAGGTCAAAAATTAGATACGAAAACGAGAATCACGGTTAGAAATTTGCGTATCAGAGAAGATACAGCTAAATATCTACACAACTTGGACGCAGAATCGGCTTATTACGATCCGAAGACTAGATCAATGAGAGATGCTCCTGTACAAGGTATGGCTCCTGAGGAT ATGAAATTCGCAGGAGACAATTTCGAACGATTTTCAGGCGATGCTACCAATATTCAAAAGTTACAAATGTTCGCATGGCAATCTTCATCACGTGGTAACAATGTACACATGCAAGCGAATCCTACAGCTGGAGAATTGCTGCATAAAGAGtttcaagagaagaaggaagtgcTCAAAGATACAAGTAAAGTGTCTATCTTGGCTAGATATGGTGGTGAAGAGCATTTGGAAAGATTACCCAGGGAATTGTTGAACGGTCAAACGGAAGATT ATGTCGAATATTCGAGATCAGGTCAAGTCGTTAAAGGCAGAGAGAAAGCTACGGCCAGATCTaaatatgaagaagatg TACACACCAACAATCATACAGCCGTATGGGGATCTTTTTACGATATCACCAATGGCTCATGGGGATTTGCATGTTGTCATTCATTACTATCAGGATCTTATTGTACTGGAGAAGCCGGTAAAAAcgccaattcatcttcttcggtaCAAGCATTACTTGATTCAGCAGCTAAAGTCAGAGCTATAGAAGAAgcaggagagaaagaaaggaaatcaTTAGCAGAACAACATATGGAAGATATCGCATCTggcaaaaagaagaaggaaagagattCAAACGTACCCACATATGGTGGTAGACCAGATGATTCGTtagatgatgttgaattaGATAAAGATCGTCTCCAGAAAGCATTGGcagatgaaaagaaaaggaagaatatggATGAAGGTCAAGCTTGGGAAAAAagtaagaaaggtaaaacgGAAGTCACGcaagaagaaatgg AGGCATACAGATTATCGAGATCAGGTTATGATGATCCGATGGCTAATTACAAGGATCCGGAGGATGTGTAA
- a CDS encoding branchpoint-bridging protein, translating into MWRPAARTTGTNDVPIANKRRFGLPEEAPPPSNQPMHAPRPPASDIQYFNGRQERDRPERDEHAQRDDYDRRREEPRRDDRDRYDDRDSYGGGDRGGARYEEDRDRGRERDRDPVAEDGPRKRRSRWGDAKVDVPGLPTSITGKVSQTELDNYATHVRLEEINRKLRTGDVVPPEGQRSPSPAPQYDAYGRRTNTREIRYRKKLEDERARLVDRAMKSDPNFRPPADAQNQRRGGKPTDKVYIPVKEFPEINFFGLLVGPRGNSLKRMERESGAKISIRGKGSVKEGKGRPGDFPDDEQDELHCLITADTEDKVKLCVSIVNRVIETAASTPEGQNDHKRNQLRELASLNGTLRDDENQLCQNCGEKGHRRWECPAQRVYSANVICRLCGGAGHMARDCRGRGDPNLTQNKDTAFDSEYTALMAELGEGGGGAASSGRPAGVIGGAPPPQDRVPPWRIPENWQSHGPGGPRGPPGGGGYGGPPQQQGYQQQQGYGQGGGGGYGYGGGGGGGGYGQDNAYGGQGGSAGGAPAGAADPYAAYYASMGQQAPTAA; encoded by the exons ATGTGGAGGCCAGCAGCGCGAACAACGGGTACCAACGAT GTGCCCATAGCCAACAAAAGACGATTTGGTTTACCCGAAGAAGCCCCTCCCCCTTCCAATCAACCCATGCATGCACCTCGACCACCTGCCTCGGATATCCAATACTTCAACGGTCGACAAGAACGAGATCGACCTGAGAGAGATGAACATGCACAAAGGGATGATTAcgatagaagaagagaggaacCGCGACGTGATGATAGGGACAGATACGATGATAGAGATAGTTATGGCGGTGGAGACAGGGGTGGTGCTAgatatgaagaagatcgtgatagaggaagggaaagagatagaGATCCAGTagctgaag ATGGACctcgaaagagaagatcacGATGGGGTGATGCTAAAGTAGATGTACCTGGTCTTCCCACTTCTATTACCGGAAAAGTTTCTCAAACCGAACTTGACAATTATGCCACTCATGTCCGTCTAGAAGAGATCAACCGAAAATTAAGGACCGGAGATGTGGTACCACCAGAAGGTCAAAGATCACCTTCGCCCGCTCCTCAATATGATGCCTATGGTCGAAGAACCAACACTCGTGAAATTCGATACCgaaagaaattggaagatgaaagagcgAGACTTGTGGATAGGGCAATGAAATCTGATCCTAATTTCAGACCTCCAGCAGATGcccaaaatcaaagaagaggtggtaaaCCAACAGATAAAGTTTATATCCCAGTCAAAGAATTTCCagaaatcaacttcttcgGTTTACTCGTTGGTCCTCGTGGTAACTCACTTAAAAGGATGGAGAGGGAAAGTGGTGCTAAAATCAGTATCAGAGGAAAAGGTAgtgtcaaagaaggaaaaggtagacCAGGAGATTTCCCCGATGATGAACAAGACGAACTTCATTGTCTCATTACAGCAGACACTGaagacaaagtcaaattATGTGTTTCAATCGTGAACAGAGTTATTGAGACT GCTGCTTCCACACCTGAAGGTCAGAACGATCATAAACGAAACCAACTTCGAGAACTTGCCTCGCTTAACGGTACCCTTCGAGACGATGAGAACCAACTTTGTCAGAACTGTGGTGAGAAGGGCCATCGAAGATGGGAATGCCCTGCGCAAAGAGTTTACAGTGCAAACGTCATCTGTAGACTCTGTGGCGGTGCTGGACATATGGCTCGAGATTGCAGAGGACGAGGTGATCCAAACCTAACTCAAAACAAGGACACCGCTTTCGATTCCGAATATACAGCGCTTATGGCTGAGCTTGGTgagggtggtggtggtgctgcttcttcaggtcgACCCGCTGGTGTGATTGGTGGTGCACCGCCTCCACAAGATCGAGTGCCTCCTTGGAGAATTCCAGAAAACTGGCAAAGTC ATGGTCCCGGAGGTCCTCGAGGTCCCCCTGGTGGTGGTGGCTATGGTGGTCCccctcaacaacaaggttaccaacagcaacaaggATATGGTcaaggaggaggtggtggataCGGGTATGGTGGTGGgggcggtggcggtggatATGGTCAAGACAACGCTTAtggtggtcaaggtggttCTGCGGGTGGTGCTCCAGCAGGTGCTGCTGACCCTTACGCCGC ATATTACGCTTCAATGGGCCAACAAGCTCCTACAGCTGCCTAA
- a CDS encoding ATP synthase F1, delta subunit, protein MASVMRSVLSRGYATASTVKAPIQLNSLTGTYATSTYLAALKKSPKDLESLAKDIESFDKKIKDDSKVSAFIQNPTLSASERNSALSSILPSGSSPILLNLLTVLSENGRLSSAPKVFADFNSLISAYRGELEVVVTSAEPLDKQALNRVDKALKGTEIAKGKTLKVVNRVNPSVLGGLLVDFGDKSIDLSASSKVSRFNAALTRE, encoded by the exons ATGGCTTCCGTCATGAGGTCCGTCCTTTCAAGAGGATACGCTACTGCGTCAACCGTCAAG GCACCTATCCAACTTAACTCTCTTACTGGAACTTATGCTACTTCAACTTATCTTGCAGCATTGAAGAAATCCCCTAAAGATTTGGAGAGTTTAGCTAAAGACATCGAATCTTTCGataagaaaatcaaagatgattcaaAAGTATCTGCTTTCATCC AAAACCCAACACTTTCAGCATCTGAACGAAACTCAGCACTCTCCTCAATCCTCCCATCTGGATCATCACCCATCCTCCTTAACCTCCTCACCGTACTTTCCGAGAATGGAAGACTCTCTTCCGCTCCTAAAGTATTCGCAgatttcaactcactcatcTCAGCTTACAGAGGTGAACTCGAAGTAGTAGTCACTTCAGCTGAACCTTTAGATAAGCAAGCTTTGAACAGAGTCGACAAAGCTTTGAAGGGTACTGAGATCGCCAAGGGAAAGACATTGAAGGTCGTCAACAGA GTCAACCCTTCCGTTCTTGGTGGTCTCCTCGTCGATTTCGGAGACAAATCCATCgatctttcagcttcttccaagGTCAGCCGATTCAACGCTGCTCTTACTCGTGAGTGA